The Stomatobaculum sp. F0698 genomic sequence AGCGGAGCCGCAGCGATTCGGAGGGCGGCACGAAGAGCACGCGCGAGAGCGGCGAGTCTCGCGAGAGCGAGTCGGGCAGTGCGGAGTCGACGGATTCCCGCGGCAATGTGGTTTCGAGTTCCGGTGCCAAGAGCAGCAGCTCGGCCCGGGAGAGTTCTTCCGCAGCCGAGAGTTCGAATGCGGCGGAGAGCAGCTCGGCGCGGGAAAGCGGTTCGGCACGTGAGAGCAGCTCGGCGGCGGAGAGCAGCAGCCAGCTCCAAACGCGCGCGGCGAGCACGGCGGCCGAGCCTTCGGAGACCAACGGTCCCGCCGTGAACGAAGAATAAACGAAGAAAAAAAGAAGAACTGTCATGCCGGATCGCAACATGCCGGCAGGGCAGTTCTTTTTTGTGCGACGGCGGGAAGAAAACGCTTCATTGTTCACACTTTGCTCGGCATCTCAACACACTTCGTTCACAGCTTTTTTCTATACTGTTTACAACGAAACAAAGTAAGAAAGAAAGCGAGGCAATCAGCATGTACGAGTCGAATGATACCTACAGCAATTTCAATAATTTTCCCTATGACAGCAGCGCGAAGCAGAGCGCAGATCCTTATAACACGGTTTCGGATGAGACTTATTACAGCGCGGGCAGCGGCACGGGAGCGCCCGAGAAACCGAAAAAGGGCAGCGGTCTCGCAAAGAAGCTCGGCACGGCGGCGGCCTGTGCGCTGGTTTTCGGCGCGGTTGCGGGTGTCACAATGGGTACGGTGAGCCGCGCGGTCATGCCGAAGAATGCCGTGGCTAAGGCGGAGAGCAGCGTTGCGGCCGAGATGGTTCCGAGTGTGACCAAGACAGCGACCGAAAGCGAGAGTGCTCCGAGCGGTACGAGCACGGAGGGCAGCAGCCTGGATGTCTCCGCCATCGTCGAAAAGGCCATGCCCTCGGTCGTGGCCATCGATGTGAAGGGGGAGCAGAAGGTCAGCGATATCTTTGGGCGCACGGCCTCCTATGAGACCTCGGGCGCGGGCTCGGGCATTCTCATCGGTGAGAACGAAGAGGAGTATCTGATTGTCACGAACAACCACGTGATCGAGAATACGACGAGCGTCAAGGTGCAGTTCATCGACGGCAAGAGTGTGGATGCGGAGATGAAGGGGACCGATGCCGGCAAGGACGTTGCGGTGATTGCGGTCAAAAAGTCGGATGTGCCGGAGGAGACCAAGTCGAAGATTGCGATTGCCGAAATCGGCAGTTCGGATGATTTGAAGGTCGGACAGGGCGTTGTGGCCATCGGCAATGCGCTCGGCTACGGCCAGTCGGTCACCGTCGGCTATGTCAGCGCCAAGGGGCGCAGCATCACCGCGCGGGACGGTTCGACCGGTGAGAGCACGACGGTTGAGAATCTCCTGCAGACCGATGCCGCGATCAATCCCGGCAACTCGGGCGGCGCGCTCCTCAATATGCAGGGGCAGGTCATCGGTATCAACGAGTCGAAGAGCGTGGACACGAAGGTCGAGGGCATGGGCTATGCAATCCCGATTTCCAGCGTGACCGAGCTCATCAATACCCTCTCCCTGCAGAAGACAAGGGGCACGGTCGCGGAGGCGAATCGCGGCTACATCGGTTTCCAGGGCCAGAACGTGGACAATGAGGCCGCGCAGAAGTTTAACATGCCGGTCGGCATCTTTGTCTACAAGATACTGGACGGCGGTGCCGCGGCGGAGTCCGAGCTGCAGGAGAACGATATCATTACCAAGTTCGAGGGACAGAGCGTCTCCTCGATCGAGGAACTCAAGGATAAGTTAACCCGCTACGAGCAGGGCGAGACAGTGACTTTGACGGTCAAGCGCCCGGGCAACAAGGGCTACGAAGAGAAGGAAATCAGTATCACACTGAAGGGCCAGAGCAGTTTGAAGCGCACAAACACAGAGAGCAAGGAAGAGAGTCAGGATAAGGAGGCGGAATCACAGGAAAGCTTACCGAAGGGCATCATTCCCGAGAACGGGGATGAGAGTGAGGAAGGCAGTTTATTCCCCTTCTTCCGCTAAGAGAAAGCGAAGTGCGCCGGAGCAAGGGAAAGCGCTCCTTGGCAGCGGAGAGAAGCAGTACAGCGTTACGAGCAAAGAGCAAGACCCCGGGTCTTCCGCCTTTTCGGGAAGAACCGGGGTCTTGTTGTTTTTGTTGTGTGGCGCGCAATGCGGCGGTTTAGGAGATGCGAGTGCCCGCCTTGCCGCGGAGTGCCTGTCGCGCCTTTGCGAGGCTCGTGATGATCGCGGCGCGGTTCTTGCCCGCGCTCACAAAATCGACCGCTGCCTTGACCTTCGGGAGCATGCTCTTAAATTCAAACTGACCGGCTTCCATGTAGGCCTTGGCATCCGCAATGCTCATCTCGGAGATGGCTTCTTCGGCCGGGGTGCCGAAGTTCAGGGTCACATTGTCGACGGCGGTTAAGATGAGGAGCACATCCGCATCCACTTCCCGCGCGAGGAGGCCGGAAGTCAGATCCTTCTCGATGACGGCACTGGCACCGCGGAGCACCGTGCCCTGCTCAAGCACCGGGACACCGCCGCCGCCGCAGCAGATGACCACCTGGTCCGCGTCGAGGAGCGCCTTGATCGCATCGATTTCAACGATGGCGACCGGATTCGGCGCGGGGACAATGCGCTGATAGCCCTTGCCGGGAACTTCGACTGTGTGGTTGCCCTTTGCTTCCTCGGTCTCGGCCTCTTCCTTCGTCATGAAGCGGCCTATGGTTTTCAGGGGCTGATAGAAGGCCTCGTCATAGGGATCCACCGTAACCTCGGTCATGATGGTCGAGACACACTTATAAATGCCGCGGGACAGAAGTTCCGAGCGGAGTCCGTTCTGCAGGTCGTAGCCGATGTAACCCTGGCTCATGGCCGAGCAGACCGAGAGCGGCGAAGGGGTGTAGCCCTCGTGGCGCGCCGCAAACTCGGAGAGAGCGCCGTGAATCATGCCGACCTGAGGCGCGTTGGAGTGGGTCACGGCGACCTGCCAGCCCTCCTCGACAAAATCTGCGATGATAGGCGCTGTCTTCGCGACGGCCGCTTTTTGCTCCGGCAGATTGGTGCCGAGATCCTTGTGGCCGAGTGAGAGCACCAGACGCTTTTTAGACATGAGAGACCTCCTAATTCAGCTGATATGCGTGAAAAATCATGATAAAATTATAAATTCAGAGGAACAAAAAAGCAACCGCAGGGAGGGAGGCGGAACGGATGGAAGGCAAAAAGAGACGTATTTTGATGGTGAACCTGCCCTATTCGGGGCACACAAACCCCTCGCTCGGCCTGGTGCGCTGCCTCGTCGAGGCGGGACATGAGGTGGACTATGTGCAGGCGGAGTCTTTTCGCGCACAGGTGGAGGCGAGCGGCGCGCGCTTTGTCCCCTACGATGCGCCGCCGAACAGCTTCGTTCCTGCGCTGAACGAAGTGCTGAACTGGGGGGCGGCTTACCGCACCGTGCGGCGTATCGGCGCGAACTACGACTGCCTGATCTATGAACTCCTCTTTTTCCCGGGGAAGGCGCTCGCGGCGGAACTCGGCATCCCCTCGTATCGGCTGATTTCCACCTTTGCGCTGAACCGGAACTTACTCCGCGTGCTCGGAAAAACCGGCGGCCCTTATTTGACGGCGCTGTTTCGCTCGGAGCGGCTTTGCACGGCACTGAGCAGCCTCTTTCTCCCGAAGTTTTCGCTACGGGAGAAGAACCTCGCGGAAGCCTTGGTGAGTGAAGCACCGCCGCACAATTTTATCTACACCCTGCGGGAGTTTCAGCCGGAGGAAGCGTGTTTTCCGGAGTCAAACTATCACTTTGTGGGACCCGCGGTCGATGACAGAGGGGAAGCGCCGTTTTCCTTCGGAGAGAGCGGAAATCCCCTTGTCTATATTTCCTTCGGAACCCTGATGCATGCGGACAAGCGCTTCTTTGAGAAGCTGATTGCGGTCTTCGCCGGGAAACGGGTTGAAGTGATATGCGCGGTGGGCAGCGAAAAGCTGGTGCGCGCCCTCGGGGACTTGCCGCAAAACGTGCGGGTTTACGCGCGGGTGCCGCAGCTCACAGTACTGCGCCGCGCCTCTCTTTTCGTGACCCACGGCGGGATGAACAGCGTGAATGAGGCGCTCTACTACGGGGTCCCGATGATTGTAATTCCCTTCGGTCTGGACCAGCCGCTCGTCGGGCGGGAGCTTCAAAGACATAAGCTCGGGCGGGTCATAGAGCCGCGGGAACTCAAAGCCGCACGGCTTTGGCGCACGGTCAAGGACTTACTGAGGGACCCCGAAGCTAGGAAAGCGCGGACTGAAATGAAGCGAAAAGCGCAGGCGAGCGGCGGAAACCGAGAGGCGGCAAAACGTATTTTGGAAGATTTGGCGGCTCGGGAGCGGAAGGGAAGAACGGAATGAGCGGAATGTCGGCAATCGGTAAGCGGAGCGGCATCGCGGATTTACTTGCGGTCTTTTTCCTGCCGCTCGCCGCGAATCTCTCGGCCTCGCTGCTGCTGAAACTTGTGCCGGGCGCGGAGACAGCGCTTCGCTTTAATGCGCTCTGTCAGGGCTGTCTCCTCCTCTTTTCGTTTGTTCGGTACCGGCAGGGCGGTAGCGACGGTCCGCGGGAAAAAAGGCGCTTTCCGCTCTTTGAGTTTGCGGGGACACTCTTCCTCTACCTGTTGCTTATCTTTCTGCTCTTCCGAAGCGGCTATGCGGCTTCGGACCGCAACTATCAGACCGCGCTCCGAAGCCTCGGCGGAGACGGCGAACGGGCCGCGCTGATTTTCTATGCGCTCTGCGGCGCGGCCGCCGAGGAACTCTTGTTCCGCGGTATTTTGGAGCGCGGCCTCGCGGTCTTTTTGAAGCGGAGGTGGCTTACTGCCTGTATCGCAGCGCTTCTCTTCGCGCTCTACCACGGCAACCTCACCCAGGGGCTCCTTGCGTTTCCGTTGGGCCTTGCCTTTTCCCGGCTGAAAGCGCGCGGCAGCTTACGGGCCGCGCTTGCGGCGCACCTCAGCATCAATCTCCTGGCCCTTATTGTCTAGACTGGAAAAATAAGCGGAAAGCGGGTAAAATGAAACAATGCGTTCGTTGCAATCCAAATCAAAGGAGGAAAGCATGAAGCTATTGAGTATTGCGGTGCCCTGTTACAACAGCGCCGCTTATATGGACCGCTGCATCCGCTCTCTCTTGCACGGCGGCGACGAGGTCGAAATTTTAATCGTCGACGACGGCTCGCAGAAGGACAACACCGGAGAAATCGCGGACCGCTACGAGCGGGAGTATCCGAATATCTGCCGCGCCCTGCACCAGGTGAACGGCGGACACGGCGCTGCGGTCATGACCGGTCTCAAAAATGCGAGCGGCGTCTTTTTTAAGGTGGTCGATTCCGATGACTGGGTCGATCCCGAGAGCTACGACAAGATTCTTTCGACCCTCCGCGACTTTACGGCAAAGAACACGCAGCTGGATCTTCTGATCAGCAACTTTGTCTACGAGAAGGAGGGCGCCGCGCATAAGCGCGTCATGAACTACAGAAAGGTGCTGCCGCAGGAGAAGTTAATCGGCTGGGACGAGATCGGGCACTTCCTGCCGGGCCAGTACATTCTCATGCACTCCGTCATCTACCGCACGGCCCTGCTCCGCGACTGCGGGCTCTCGCTGCCGGCACACACCTTCTATGTGGACAATATCTTTGTCTACCAGCCGCTGCCGAGCGTGAAGACCCTCTACTACCTCGATGTAAACTTCTACCGTTACTACATCGGCAGAGAGGATCAGTCGGTCAACGAGCAGGTCATGATAGGGCGCATCGATCAGCAGCTCCGCGTGACGAGGCTTATGCTCGAGAGCTACGACCCCTACAAGATTCCGGCGAAGAAGCTAAGACGCTATATGATACTCTATCTTGAGATCATGATGACCATATGCTCGATTCTCGCGATCAAGTCGGAGCTCCCCGAGAACCTCGAGAAGAAGAAGGAGATTTGGAAGTTCTTAAAGGAACTGAATCCGCGTCTCTACTTCCGTATCCGCTTCGGCTTCCTCGGACAGAGCATGAATCTTCCGGGCAAGGGCGGCAGAAAAATCAGCATTGCGGGCTATAAAATCGCACAGAAGTTCTACGGCTTTAACTAAACGAAAAGACCGGATTCCGCGGGGAATCCGGTCTTTTTGTGAGCTTATTTTCTGTTTTTTTCGCTGAAGGCTTGATACGCGCGCGTCGCCTTTTTCTTTCGGCGGAAGAAGCCGTCCGCGCCGGCGGGGACGAGAGCGGGCATCTCGCTCTGCTCATAAATGACGGCGTAGACAAAGTAGCCGAGTAAAAGAGCCCCGAGGACATCGAGCACCGAGTGCTGTTTTAAGAAAACGGTCGAGAGGCAGATGGAAACCATGAGCAGCAGGGAGAGCCCCTGCACCAAGGGATGGCGGCGCAGCGTCTTGCTTCGCGCGACCGCCGCGTGGACCGCGAGCGCGTTGAAGACGTGAATGCTCGGGAACACATTGGTGGGGGTATCGGTGCGCTGTATCATCCAAACCAGGTGTTCAAAAAAGCCGTTTGCGGGATTCGCCGCGATGCGGAGGTCGGTGCCGTTCGGAAAGAGCGTACAGATTAAGAGCGAGCTCGTCATGCCGAGCGCCAAAAAGAGGCAGAGGTCCGCGGCCTCATCCTTATCCGCCCGGCTGAAATAGACCAGCGCGGCGAAGATGTAGAGAAACCAGAGCAGGTAGGGGACAATGAACACCGGCAGGAAGGGAATCCACTCGTCGACCTTGGTGTGCATGATGAGGTAATCCCCGGACACCGTCTGCTCCAGGTGGCGGAACCAGAAAATGTAGAAGACGGTGTAGAGACAGATGACGGTGAAGAGATGTTCTCTCGCAAGGATATGGGCGGGAGAGTAATTCGTTTTGTTCTGATCCAAAGCGATCTCCTGTATACATGTATTTGCATTGCGATAGCTTTTATTTTAGCATGGCTCGCGCAAACAAAGAAGTGACAAAGTGTACAGGATTTTTCGGGGGACACAAAAAAGCGCCCCGCAGGGGGCGCTTTTATCGTAGCGGAAGGGAGATTCGAACTCTCGACACCACGGGTATGAACCGTGTGCTCTAGCCAACTGAGCTATTCCGCCGCATGTCTTTAGGACTTTGTTAGTATACGGGAAGATGCGTGGCCTGTCAACCGATATTTTAATACTTTTTTCGGAAACGGGACGCGCGGGAAGCCCGCCTTTTCGGCAGGGTGCATTTTGTGCTATACTCAAACGGTACGTATGGATTTGGCAAGGATGTATGGTGCCGCGAGAGCCGGTTACGGCAGAGAGCGAGGGCATTTCGATGCTGATCTTTTTGGTGAATCCGAATGCGGGCGGTGCGCGTGGCTACCGCGTCTTTAAGAAATTGGAGCGACGGCTGCTCCGCACGAAGACGGCCTATCAGGTCTATGTGACGGGCGGCCCCGGGGAGGCGAGACAGCTTGCGGCGCGGCTCAGCGCCGAGTATGAAGGAGAGAGCCTCACGCTGGTCGCGGTGGGCGGCGACGGCATGCTAAACGAGGTGCTGAACGGCGCCCGACTCTCGGAGCGGCTTCGCTTCGGTTTTATTCCGGTGGGGCGCGATTCGGATTTTGCGCGCGGGCTTAGGCTTCCGCGGACGCCGCTCGGCTGTCTGAAGCGCATACTCGCGCCCCGCGAAGAGCGGGAGCTGGATTACGGGGTCGCGGAATTCGGGGGCGATGAGCCCTCGCATCACCGCTTTCTGGTGAGTTGCGGCATGGGTTTCGATGCGGAGTGGCTCGCAAAACTCTATGAGCTGGAGCAAAGAAACGGAAGGCGTTCGCGCCTCATCCGGGGAGGCTTACGACTTCTGGTCGGCTTCCGCGCCCTGTTACGCGCACACTGTACGCGGGGCTACTTTGAGACGGACAGCGGACAGCGGGTCGAATTCGGGCATCTCTTTTTGCTCAGCGCTCAACTCTATGCCACCGAAGCCGGTGGCATACGCCTCGTAAACAAGGTGCCGCCGACGGACGGGCTTCTGACGGTCGCGGTGCTGAATACGCGCAGTCGCCTGCAGCAGGCAAGACTGTTGCTATTGCCGCGGCGCAAAGCGCCGGAGTCCTATGCGGGGGTCCGCGTGTACCGTTGCCGGGAGTTTCGTCTCTTTCTCGATGAGGCGTTGCCGCTGCATGCGGACGGCGAGGGACTGGGCGGCAGAAGGGAACTCACGCTGCGCTGTGTCAGACGGCGTTTACGCTTTCTCTGTTGAGAGATGGAGGAGAAAAAATGAGAATCGGACAGGGTTACGATGTACACCGCCTGGTTGCGGAGCGCCCCCTCATCCTCGGGGGCATTGAAATTCCCTATGAGAAGGGGCTGCTCGGGCACAGCGATGCGGATGTACTCCTGCATGCGATTTCCGACGCGCTGCTCGGTGCGGCGGCGCTCGGCGATATCGGCGCGCATTTCCCGGACAGCGATCCGGCTTACCGGGGCGCGGACAGCGCGGAACTTCTTCGCGCGGTCGGGAACTTGATTCGCGCGGCAGGCTATGAGATCGGAAACATTGACAGCACGGTGGTCTGCCAGGCGCCGAAGCTCGCGCCGCACATTGCTTCGATGCGGGCGCGGATTGCGGAGGTGCTTGCGCTCCCGACAGAAGCGGTGAGCGTCAAGGCGAGCACCGAGGAACATATGGGCTTTACAGGGAGAGGAGAGGGCATTGCGGCACATGCCGTCTGCTTTTTAACGGAGAGAACGAGATGAAAATTTACGATACCATGACACGTTTCAAAGAAGAATTTAAGACCATCGAGCCGGGCAAGGTCAGGATGTATGTCTGCGGTCCGACGGTATACAATCTGATCCACATTGGCAACGCGCGCCCCATGATCTTTTTCGACACGGTGCGGCGCTATCTCGAGTACAGGGGCTACGAAGTGAACTTTGTCTCGAACTTCACCGACGTGGATGACAAGATCATCAAGGCGGCGGTCGAAGAGGGCGTGGACGCCTCCGTGATCTCCGAGCGCTACATTGCGGAGTGCAAGAAGGACATGGCCGGCATGAATGTGCGCCCGGCGAGCTACCATCCCCGCGCGACCGAGGAAATCGACGGGATGATCGCGATGATTCAGGATTTGATCGACAACGGTCACGCCTATGTCGCGGAGGACGGCACGGTCTACTACCGCGTGAGCAGCTTCCCGGACTACGGTAAGCTCTCCCACAAGAATGTCGAAGAGAATCAGGCGGGCTTAAGAACCCTCAAGGTGCGCGGCGAGGAGGCAAAGGAAGATCCGAACGACTTTGTGCTCTGGAAGCCGAAGAAGGAAGGTGAGCCGTACTGGGAGTCGCCCTGGTGCGAGGGGCGTCCGGGCTGGCACATTGAGTGCTCGGTCATGAGTAAGAAGTACCTCGGCGAGTCGATCGACATCCACGGCGGCGGCGAGGACTTAGTGTTCCCGCACCACGAGAATGAGATTGCGCAGTCCGAGGCGGTGAGCGGCAAGCAGTTTGTGCGCTACTGGATGCACAATGCTTTCCTGAACATCGACAACATCAAAATGTCCAAGTCGCTCGGAAACTTCAAAACCGTGCGACAGATCAGCGAGGAGTACGATCTCCAGGTGCTCCGCTTCTTCATGCTCTCGGCGCACTACAGAAGTCCGCTGAACTTCTCGCGGGAGATGATGGACGGCGCGAAGGCGAGCCTGGACCGCATTCTGACCGCGATGGATCATCTTCGCGATTGCCTCGCCGGGGCTACGGAGAGAGAGCTCACGGACACGGAGACATCGGAGCTCGCGGCCTTCGATGCGCTGCGGGAAAAATTTGAGGCGGCCATGGATGACGACTTCAACACGGCCGATGCGATCAGCGCGGTCTTCGAGATGGTAAAGCGCGCCAACATCACGGTCACGAAGGAGAGCGCGGCCGCTTACATCCGTAGCGTAAAGGAGCTTTTGGAAAAGCTGCTCGAGGTGCTCGGCATTCACGCAGAGCGAAAGGAAGAGAGTCTGGATGCCCGCGTCGAGGCCTTGATCGAGGAGCGTCAGACCGCGCGCAAGGAGAAGAACTACGCGCGGGCGGATGAGATTCGCGCGGAACTCACGGCGATGGGCATACTCCTCGAGGACACCAAAGAGGGCGTCAAGTGGAAGAGAGCGTAAAGCAGGCAGCGCAGTTTTCGCCGCTGGTGCTCGCCTACCTCGGCGATGCGGTCTATGAGCTCTATATTCGAGAGCGCATTGTCGCGGGGGGAAATCAGCCGGTGAACCGCATGCACGGCAAGGCGGTGCACTTTGTGAAGGCGGAGACCCAGGCAAAGCTTCTGCGCTATCTGGAAGCAGAGCTCACGGAGGCGGAGAGCGGCATTGTGCGCCGCGGGCGCAATGCCCACGCGAACACGATGGCAAAAAATGCGAGCATGATAGACTACCGCCGCGCAACCGCGTTTGAGGCGCTGGTCGGCTATTGGAAGCTCAGCGGGCAGGAGGAGCGCTTCCGGGCGCTGCTGAATCAGGCGCTCGCGGCGCTCGAGGAAGAGGAGAGACAGGCGCATGAACGAAAACGCAATTGAGGGGCGCAATGCCGTTTTGGAGGCATTTCGCGCGGGAAAGACGGTTGACAAGCTTTACGTGCAGGAGGGCTTAAAGGACGGCCCGATTTTGAGCATCGTGCGGGAGGCAAAGAAGCAGGGCAGTCGCATTCTCTATTCGGACAAAGAGAGTTTGAATCGCATGAGCGAAGACGGGAAGCACCAGGGCGTCATCGCGATGGTTGCGAGCTATGCCTATGCGGAGCTCGGCGATATTCTCGCAAGCGCGCGGGAAAAGGGCGAAGATCCCTTCCTGATTCTGCTCGACGGCATCGAGGACCCCTATAATCTCGGTGCGATTATCCGCACCGCGAATCAGGTCGGCGCACACGGCGTTGTCATCAACAAGAACCGTGCGGTCGGGCTCACAGCGAGTGTCGCGAGAACCTCCGCGGGGGCGTTGAATTATACGCCGGTCGCAAAGGTCACGAACATGGCGAGAACCATAGAGGAACTGAAAAAAGAGGGTCTCTGGTTTGCCGCTGCGGATATGGACGGCGAGGAGATGTATCGCATCAACCTGAAGGGGCCGCTGGGCCTTGTGATCGGCAACGAGGGCAAGGGCGTCTCGGAGCTTGTCCGGAAAAAATGTGATTTTACGGCGCGCATCCCCATGCTGGGACAGATCGATTCGCTGAACGCGAGTGTCGCAGCCGGTGTGCTCGCCTATGAGGTACTGCGGCAGCGCCGCAGCTCGTAAAGGAGAAAAGTATGGAGTTTGAGCGAAAGGATCAGCGCGCCGCGCAGGAGGCTTGGGCGGCCTCGGAACGGCAGCGGAGCGCTGCGAGACAGGGACTCATCGAGGCGCTGGTCGGGATGATACGGACGGGCGGAACCGGAAGTTTTAATATGATCAGCGACAAGGACCGTGTCTTTTTCGAGGGTCTTACGCTGAGTGCTTCGCCGGATGCGGCGGAGGAAGAACTCCGCTCGGAGACCGAAAAGGTAAAGCTTATGCGGAAGCGTCTGCAGGCGCCGAAGTGCAACGACTGCGAGGGCGCGCCGGACCTCACCGGAAACTTTGACATGGCTTCCTGGGCTCGGGATGAGAGAGAGGTGCGCGCGTTAAAGTACATGATACTCTCGACCCTGCAGGAACTTGCGGGGCCGGTGCGGCGCGCGCTTATGAGAGAGGTTACGGATGCTGCGGTCAATGAGATTTTTTACCGCACGCTCTTTACGCTCGGCGAGGATTTTGCGGAGGAGGATCTGCTCCAGATTGCCTACGGATTGGATTTCCTTCGGACACAGGTGGAGACTTACGGCGCGGAGCGCTGAGCCGAAACGAAGACAGTAAGGAGGTTTATGAGTCAGGGGCATTCAAGGGTCAATCATGCGCTGCACCGTGTGCAGGGACGTTTTTTCCAGGCGGCAATGTGGGCGGAGGTCATCATAGCACTCTTTATTTTCGCGGCGATTGCGATTCAGGTTTGGCATTTGCCCTCACATTTGAACGCCAGTTCCCACACGCAGTTTACGGAGTTCATACAGGTGGTGCTGGATATTTTGATGTGCCTCGAGCTCATCATGATGCTCTGTCGCCATGACTTGGATTCCATCATTGAGGTCATGATTTTTGCCGTAACCAAGAACTTACTCGTGGTGCATGAGAGCAATTTGCACGTGCTGCTCGGCGTGGTTGCGCTTGCGCTGCTCTTCGGCATACGGAAGTACCTCTTCCTAAGCTCTGCGGAGTTGGAAGAGCACAAGCATCACCTCGACTTTATCCAGCAGGACAGAGACGACTGAGGCAAGCTGTGATAGCGATACAGAGAGAAAACCCCGGGGACCAAACGGTCCCCGGGGTTTTTTGGCTTTCACCCATGTTCGGTTCCGGAAAGTTTCAGAGGGCGGCGGTAGATGCGGCTGTCTCTTCGCTCTGCGCGCGCGGCGTTTTCCGCTTAGCTTTCTTTTTTTCCGGGAGTTTATCCCAGTGCAGGCTGGTTTTCCGGAAGAGCGGTTCCAGCACGTAGAGGATGCAGGGCAGCATGAAGGCGACAATAAAGGCGGAAATCAAAGCGCCTCGCGCGAGCAGCATGCAGACCTCTTTGATGAGATACATTTTGGAGACAATCGCGACACCGACGGTCGCCGCAAACATGCCGAGCGAACTCGTGATAATCGAGGCATCGCTCGTGGCTCCCGCGAGAACGGCGGCCTCCTCGCGATCCTTGCCGTTTCGTATTTCCTCTTGGAAGCGGGAACTCACGAGTATCGCGTAGTCGACGGTCGCGCCGAGCTGAATCGCACCAATCAGAATCGGCGCAATGAAGGAGATGCTGTCGCCCATCCAGTAGACCAGTCCCTGGTTAATGTAGATCGCCAGCTCAATCGTTAAGATCAGCGCGGCAGGGACCGTCGGGGAGCGGAACACAAACATGACGATCACAAAGATGGAAAGGACGGAGAGAGCATTCGTTGTGAGATTGTCCCGCGTGAATACCTCGCGCAGGTCTTCGGTCATGGCCGCCTCCCCGGTCAGGTAGGCATTCGGATCATAGCGGTATACAATTTCCTGCACCTTTGTAAGCTGCGCTTTGGTTTCATCGGTCGCGGGCTCGAGCTCGGAGGTCATCATGAGGAGCTGGCGGTCGTCGGAGCGGAATATTTTTCGTATCTTTTCCGGCAGGAAGAATTCCGGGATGCCGCTGCCGATCAAACTGTTGTAGGAGATCACGTGGCTGATGCCGGGCACCTCCTTGAGTTCCGCCTCCATTTCTCCCAGTTTTCCGTTGTCGAGCGACTTGTCGAGAATCACGACATGCTCGGTTGCGGTTTTGAACTCCTCTTTTAATTTCTCGTTAGAGCGGAGCGAGGGGAGGTCAGAGGGCAGGGAGCGGGAAATCTGATAGTAGATGTCGGTGTTTTTCTGCGAGTAGTAAGCGGGCACCAGCGCGAAGAGGAAAAGGAT encodes the following:
- a CDS encoding S1C family serine protease yields the protein MYESNDTYSNFNNFPYDSSAKQSADPYNTVSDETYYSAGSGTGAPEKPKKGSGLAKKLGTAAACALVFGAVAGVTMGTVSRAVMPKNAVAKAESSVAAEMVPSVTKTATESESAPSGTSTEGSSLDVSAIVEKAMPSVVAIDVKGEQKVSDIFGRTASYETSGAGSGILIGENEEEYLIVTNNHVIENTTSVKVQFIDGKSVDAEMKGTDAGKDVAVIAVKKSDVPEETKSKIAIAEIGSSDDLKVGQGVVAIGNALGYGQSVTVGYVSAKGRSITARDGSTGESTTVENLLQTDAAINPGNSGGALLNMQGQVIGINESKSVDTKVEGMGYAIPISSVTELINTLSLQKTRGTVAEANRGYIGFQGQNVDNEAAQKFNMPVGIFVYKILDGGAAAESELQENDIITKFEGQSVSSIEELKDKLTRYEQGETVTLTVKRPGNKGYEEKEISITLKGQSSLKRTNTESKEESQDKEAESQESLPKGIIPENGDESEEGSLFPFFR
- the arcC gene encoding carbamate kinase; this encodes MSKKRLVLSLGHKDLGTNLPEQKAAVAKTAPIIADFVEEGWQVAVTHSNAPQVGMIHGALSEFAARHEGYTPSPLSVCSAMSQGYIGYDLQNGLRSELLSRGIYKCVSTIMTEVTVDPYDEAFYQPLKTIGRFMTKEEAETEEAKGNHTVEVPGKGYQRIVPAPNPVAIVEIDAIKALLDADQVVICCGGGGVPVLEQGTVLRGASAVIEKDLTSGLLAREVDADVLLILTAVDNVTLNFGTPAEEAISEMSIADAKAYMEAGQFEFKSMLPKVKAAVDFVSAGKNRAAIITSLAKARQALRGKAGTRIS
- a CDS encoding nucleotide disphospho-sugar-binding domain-containing protein, producing the protein MEGKKRRILMVNLPYSGHTNPSLGLVRCLVEAGHEVDYVQAESFRAQVEASGARFVPYDAPPNSFVPALNEVLNWGAAYRTVRRIGANYDCLIYELLFFPGKALAAELGIPSYRLISTFALNRNLLRVLGKTGGPYLTALFRSERLCTALSSLFLPKFSLREKNLAEALVSEAPPHNFIYTLREFQPEEACFPESNYHFVGPAVDDRGEAPFSFGESGNPLVYISFGTLMHADKRFFEKLIAVFAGKRVEVICAVGSEKLVRALGDLPQNVRVYARVPQLTVLRRASLFVTHGGMNSVNEALYYGVPMIVIPFGLDQPLVGRELQRHKLGRVIEPRELKAARLWRTVKDLLRDPEARKARTEMKRKAQASGGNREAAKRILEDLAARERKGRTE
- a CDS encoding CPBP family intramembrane glutamic endopeptidase — its product is MSGMSAIGKRSGIADLLAVFFLPLAANLSASLLLKLVPGAETALRFNALCQGCLLLFSFVRYRQGGSDGPREKRRFPLFEFAGTLFLYLLLIFLLFRSGYAASDRNYQTALRSLGGDGERAALIFYALCGAAAEELLFRGILERGLAVFLKRRWLTACIAALLFALYHGNLTQGLLAFPLGLAFSRLKARGSLRAALAAHLSINLLALIV
- a CDS encoding glycosyltransferase family 2 protein → MKLLSIAVPCYNSAAYMDRCIRSLLHGGDEVEILIVDDGSQKDNTGEIADRYEREYPNICRALHQVNGGHGAAVMTGLKNASGVFFKVVDSDDWVDPESYDKILSTLRDFTAKNTQLDLLISNFVYEKEGAAHKRVMNYRKVLPQEKLIGWDEIGHFLPGQYILMHSVIYRTALLRDCGLSLPAHTFYVDNIFVYQPLPSVKTLYYLDVNFYRYYIGREDQSVNEQVMIGRIDQQLRVTRLMLESYDPYKIPAKKLRRYMILYLEIMMTICSILAIKSELPENLEKKKEIWKFLKELNPRLYFRIRFGFLGQSMNLPGKGGRKISIAGYKIAQKFYGFN
- a CDS encoding phosphatase PAP2 family protein, whose translation is MDQNKTNYSPAHILAREHLFTVICLYTVFYIFWFRHLEQTVSGDYLIMHTKVDEWIPFLPVFIVPYLLWFLYIFAALVYFSRADKDEAADLCLFLALGMTSSLLICTLFPNGTDLRIAANPANGFFEHLVWMIQRTDTPTNVFPSIHVFNALAVHAAVARSKTLRRHPLVQGLSLLLMVSICLSTVFLKQHSVLDVLGALLLGYFVYAVIYEQSEMPALVPAGADGFFRRKKKATRAYQAFSEKNRK